TTTTCTATGTTAAAAAAGGAATAGCATGGCTAACTGGACAAAGTTAGGGCTAATTTCTTCGGCGGTTTTTGCTAGCCTCGCAGCACATAGTGCTGACTCACAAAGGGTTACGAGTAAGAACCAAGCTGAGGTTAAAGCTCTCATATCAGCTCAATCTACTTTATCAACAAACCATACTTATTTTGCCCCAATTACGAATCATGGTGTAAAACAACTAAAAACAAGTCACCAGCGTATGCAGCAATATGTGCTTGATACGCCTATTTGGGGTCAACAATTAAGTATTCAAAGCACCTCGCAACATGTTTCAGGTTTTTATGCTGCTAACTTAGACGTAAAACAGCTAAAACAATTTCAAACTCAAACTTCTAGTGCGAATGATTTTGCTCACGTAATTCTAAAAAAAGCAAAACTTGATGCTAATACAGCTTATGAGATTCATAAAGTTAAGCGCTATGTATATTTAGAGAATGGAAGTGCTGTTTTTGCACAATTAGTGCAACTGGAAATTGAGTTGCCAAATGAAGTACTTAAACCTACTGCTTTGATTACAGAGCATAACAATAAAGTTGTAAAATATTGGGATGATATTCACCACGTTGAGGCTACAGGTCCTGGCGGCAATGAAAAGATGGGCCGCATAGAGTTTGGCGATGACTCGCCAGCTATGCAAGTGACACAAGATGGTGATACATGTTACTTAGAAAATGATAAGGTAAAAACAGTTTCTTTAGAGTCTGACTCTAATAATACTGAAGCATTTTCATTCCCATGTAGTCGCAATACGCATAAAGAAGTTAATGGTGCCTATTCCCCATTAAATGAAGCTCATGCTTATGGCACAGCTGTATTCGATATGTATAACGATTGGTATGGTACGGCTCCGTTAACGTTCCAATTACTAATGCGTGTTCACTATGGTAATAGCTACGAAAATGCCTTTTGGGATGGCAGGGCAATGACATTTGGTGATGGCGCTAATAGATTCCATCCTCTTACTTCTCTTGATATTGTCTCTCATGAAGTTAGTCACGGCTTTACTCAGCAAAATTCTAACTTGATTTACAATGAGCAATCAGGTGGCATTAATGAAGCTTTCTCAGATATGGCTGGTGAAGCTGCCGAGTTTTTCCTCAGAGGCCAGAATGATTGGTTATCAGGTGCTGATATCGCTAAAGAAGGTGAGGCACTAAGGTTTTTTGAAACCCCTTCTCTAGATGGTGTATCAATCGATCATGCTGACGATTATTACGGCGGTATCGATGTGCACTACAGCAGCGGTGTGTTCAACCGAGCGTTTTATCTTCTTTCTAACACAGAAGGCTGGGATACCCGCAAAGCATTCGACATCATGGTTAAAGCGAATCAGCAGTACTGGGTGCAAAGTACCGACTTTGTTGATGGTGCATGTGGTGCAATTAACTCTGCTATCGATTTAGGTTATGGCATTTATGATGTTATAGCTGCTTTTGAGCAAGTTGGAGTGAGCTGTGACAATATTCGCTTTGTCGATAACGATGAAGATGGGATGGATGACAACTGGGAAATTGCTTATGGTTTGAACCCAGAAGATTCATCAGATGCTGCGCTTGATTTAGACGAAGACAACTTAACCAACCTGCAAGAGTACCAGTTTGGTTCTTATCCTAATAACACAGATAGTGATGATGATGGTTTATTAGATGGTGAAGAGGTTAACCAGTATAATACCTCACCTGCTAACTCTGATTCTGATTCTGATAAGATGCCTGATGGTTGGGAGGTTCTCCATAGCCTAGATCCTACTTCAGCGATAGATGCCAATGGCGATGCTGATGAGGATGGGTTCAGTAATGTGATTGAGTTTTTCCAAAGCACAGACCCGAATGATCCAACGTCTTTCCCTGAAGGTCCAATTGAACATTACTTTAACTTTGAAGATGGTTTAGTACCAGCTGGATTTACTCACTCAGATAGCAACTCGCCTTGGTTTGTTAGTGAAGTTGATGGTAGGAAAGTGCTAACCAATAATGATATTGGTGATGATCAACGAACAAAGACTAAATTTGAATTTGTTTCTGAGCAAGCTTTCGTTACCTTTGATTATAAACTAGATACCGAAGCGTGTTGTGACTTCTTAAAAGTTTACATCGATGGTCAGGAGGTGCTGAGCGTAGCAGGTCAAGAGGGCTGGTTTAATTTCACTGAATCAATCTCCGTGGGCGCTCATGAAATTGAATTTGAATTCACGAAAGACGGTAGCGTAAGTACTGAAGCCGATGCGGTTTATATCGATAACCTTTATATTGGTAGCACGCTCCCAGATTCTGACCAAGATGGCATGCCTGATTTTTGGGAAGAGCGTTTTGGACTGAACCCGAATGATGCCTCAGATGCTGAAACAGACACTGATAATGATGGTTTATCTAATCTAAACGAGTTCTTAAATTCAACCAACCCAAGTTTAAATGATACTGACAATGACGGAATGCCTGATGGTTGGGAAGTACAGTATGGTCTAGCACCTACAAATCCTGAAGATGCAGCTTTAGACGCTGATAATGATGGCTTCAGTAATTTAGATGAGTATAGAGTGGGTACTGCGCCAAATGATTCAGAATCAGTTCCAGAGCCAATAGATATTACGACCTCTTTTGAAGCTAATACGTTACCAGATTGGATGAAAACACCAGATACTTCTGATGCAGCTTGGATTATCGATGGGGATATGACGTCAGACGGCCAGCAAAGTATCCGTTCAGGTGTTATTACCGACTCTCAAAATAGTGCTTTTGAGATTTCAGGTGCATTTGAACAAGGCCATTTATTGTTTGAATTTTATCAAGATAGAGAACAGTGTTGTGATAACTTGGTAATTAATATAAACGACCAAGAAGTTTATCGTTCGAGTAATGAACAGAACCAACAGTGGCTATCTCGAAGTATCAGTATACCTGCTGGTATCAATAACATTAAATTTATTTATGACAAAGATGGCTCTGTATCATCCGGTGAAGACCTGATCCGTTTAGATAATTTTGTGTGGTTAGCAAATAACAGTACTCGTGACACTGACAATGATGGTTTACCTGATGTATGGGAGCTAGAGTATGGATTAGATTGGAATGACGCAGCTGATGCGCAGACCGATTCAGATTTCGATGGCTTGACTGCGTTACAAGAGTTCCAAGCTCAGACTAGCCCAATTAATTCAGATACAGATTCAGACTTATTACCTGATGGTTTTGAAGTAAGTAATGCATTAAACCCGCTTGATAGTAATGATGCAGCGTTAGATTCAGATAATGACAGCTACACCAATCTTCAAGAATTCTATGCTAACAGCGATGTTAACTCGTCAGTTTCTATACCTCGTGAAATTACTCAGCTAAATGAAGATTTTGAGGGTAACGAATTACCTGAATGGTTTGTACAAACTGTGGATTCAACGACAACTTGGCAGTTGTCTACAGATTGGCATCAATCAGGTAATCAAAGTATAAAAGTAAATCAAAACAACAACAGTAATAGTGAACAGGTTGCAGGTTTTGCAATTGCTGGAGAGTTTGAAGCTGGTTTGATGGTGTTTGATACTAATGGTGGGAATCTACGAGTCTATTTAAATGATCTGCTAGTCAAAGACTTTTATTCTTATCAAGAAATGATGAGTGCGATTCCGCTCACAAATGGTTTTAATGTAATTCGGTTTGTAGGTGACAGTAACACGTTTATTGATGACATCACGTTCGGTATAGAGATACCAGCAGACAGGGATTCTGATAACGATGGTATCCCAGACCTTTGGGAACTAGAATATGGATTGAACCCTAGAGATAGCTACGATGCAAGTCGCGACGTCGACTATGATGGTTTGACCAATATTCAAGAATACAGCTTAAATGCTGATCCAACATCTAGCGATACAGATAATGATGGTGTTCATGATAGTGAAGACTCACACCCTAACGATGCTTCTCAAGGTGAGAATCAGGCTCCAGTATTTGGGGATTTAAGTGAGCAAACAATAGAAGCACTAGGTAAGCAAACATGGATTACAGATGTTTATAGTCCTGAAGTAACAGACAACGGTCATCTAGAGCCTAATGTCTATTTGGTGAGTAGTGATTACTTAGAGTTGGGGTCGCATCAAGTTACTTGGCGTGCTCGTGATAATGTAGGTAATGAAACAGAAGACCATGTTCAAACAATTACTATTGTGGACACCACTGCACCAGAGTATAGGTCACGCCTGTCTGAAGTAGTTGTTACAACTCATGAACAGCTAGCAGCTTTAATGCTTGAACGTAATGTATTTTACGACAGCGTAGACCATAACGATGTATCAATTAGTATTGACTCAAGTGTTAGCTTACATGCAGGCAATCGTCGTATACCAGTGTCAGTATCTGATAAAAGTGGAAACTCTGTGACTCACTTAGTCGAAGTTCAGGTATTACCTGAATTAAGAATCCCTAAAGTATTAGTGATTGCGAAGGAAGGTGAAATGAGTCTACCGCTAATTCTTGATGGTGAAACGCCTTTAGGTTCAATTCGATTGGAACTAGAAGCCGATGGGAACTATCTTGGCTATTATTATCTAAATTCTAATGAGCTAAAAGTTTCGCCTCAAGTTAGAATTGAATCTGAGCTGTTACTTAATGGAACAAGTATCAAGATAAGTGATGTTCGAGGCGCTTATTTAGTTGACCATGATACGTCATTGTTGACTGTTCAGGCGGAACAATATGCACCAAGTGTCACAGCAAGTATCATGTTTAATCAAGTTCCAACATCTGTTTTAGAGTCAAATAAAACTTATGCTGAGCTAAGATTTGCTGTTGAAGATTTAAATGTTAGTGATGAACATACGGTAGAGATCAGTTCTGAATTTTCATCAGGCTATCTGAGTTATGAAAATTGGAGCCGAGCTGGAGTATATAGCTTTAATCCAAGTGAGTTAGAAGTTGGAACTTATAACATCACCATTAAAGTCACAGAAACCAACACAGATTCAGCATTATCTAGCGAAATTGTTGTGCCAATCACTATCATTGCGCCATTAGAACTAACTGATGCCGATACTGACAATGATGGTATCAGTGATGCTGAAGAAGGGATAACTGACAGAGATCGTGATGGTATTGTTGACTATCTTGATGCTATTAGTAGCCCAAGTATTGCAATACTAGGTGATGACCAGTCTCTAAATGTGTTAGACATGGGCGCGCGAGTTACGTTGGGTCGAGTTAAGTCAGGCCTTACGGATGGTTTCGCAACGGATATGTCAATCACTTCTGAGATGGTTGAGCAATATAGTGAAGATAAGTTTGGTACTACTGAGCAGTTATTTGATCCTCATTATAGAGATATCAGTAAAACAGCTAACGTAACAGCTATTTTGTACGCTAATAATACAAATGCGACATTATCACTACCAAGTCAAGTAACCACGTTAATAGACACAACGCCAAAAGTAAGAGCTTTAACCTCAAATGGCTGGGTGACTTTAACTGAGATTACAACAGAGACTTCATGTGCGAATTGTTTGGTATTTAGTGTAACTGACGGCGGTGAAATGGACTTGGATGGTTCAGTTAACGGCCGAGTAGAAGTTGTTGCTAAGTTGGCAGTTGCAGATGCAAACCGTTTACCAGAGCTAGTTCTAGAAACTCCTGAAAGTATTGACGAGAACTCTTCTTTTGAACTAGATGCATCACAAAGTTTCGATTTAGACAAAGACGAAATTAGTTTCACTTGGTCCATTTCGGATACTGTGATAGGTCTAGAACCTGGAGAGTCAGGCAAAGCGACACTTACTGTAGGTGAATTATCAGAATCTATCGATACTGTATTAACTTTAGTATTGAATGATGGCTATGGTGTTGTGGAACATGAGTTTAATATAACCTTTAATCATGTTAATGCTTTGCCTGTAATTACTATGACTGACTTTATTGAGGTGAATGAGCAGACTGAAGTTACAGTCTCAGCATCGGCTTCAGATAAGGAATCAGAGTCACTAAGTTATGAGTGGACACAGAAAACTGGTGTCGTTGTTGAAATTCAAGATGCAACATCACAAACTTTAGCTTTTACAGCACCAAATGTAACTGCTGATACAGAGCTTGAGTTCGAGTTAGCGGTAAGTGATGGCACAGATATCACTAAATCTGTACTTAAAGTAAAAGTGATGAATACACAATCTGATGGCTCTACCGATAATTCTAACAGTGGCAGCAATGGTAATGAGGCTAAATCAGACGGAGGCTCAGGTGGGGGCTCTATGCCTCTTTGGCTTCTGGTTGCGAGCTTAGCTGCTGTACTTATAAGACGTCGAAGCCATGTAACGCTTCACTAATTATGTCTAAAACCCAAAAGGCCAGAGTTTTTCTGGCCTTTTTTGTTTAGCGTCACGCGTTTTAATTATAACCATATAGAAAGTTTTGTTCTGTATGTTCTTTTTCTTGCTCTTCAAGCTGCATGAGGTTTGCGACTTCTTGTTTGTAGGAACTGCTTTGCTTTACGTCTTCTTCTCGGCGCTTTTTAATAACGCCTTGGCTTTTTAATTCAGATGGCATTTGGGTGATCTCTGAAATTTTCATTTTATCTCTCCTCGAGTTGCACGCTTTGAAGTATTGATATTCTGTATAGGTTGTTCTGCAGAAGTTGTACCAAGAAAAACTTATGTAGACACTTTAAGTATTTATAGAAAAGATTTATTGATCTCGCTTGCTATTTCTTAAATTAATTGCATCAATAACGGGCAGTAACTCCTCAATTTAGTGCAAAACAACCATGACTAAGCCATATTCTCAAGCGTGTGAAAACAACAAAGACCCAATTCTAAGTAAGATAAGAAGATATTTAACGGGCAAAGAAAGAATTTTAGAAGTAGGAAGCGGTACTGGGCAGCATGCAGTGCACTTTGCAAGGCATCTTCCGAATATAAGTTGGTACACGGCAGATCAAGCCATGCATCATGAAGGGATTAACGCTTGGTTAGATGAAGCTAACTTGAGTAACTTAATTGCGCCAATAACACTAGATTTGAACCATGATTGGCCTGTGACTGAAAAGTACGATGCAATTTACACTGCTAACACGTTTCATATTGTGTCTGAGCCTTTGGTTGAAAGGTTAATCAAAGGCGCTACCAAACACAGTCAAGCGCAAAGTCATTTATTCATTTATGGGCCTTTTAACTACAATGGTCAGTTTACCAGTGAAAGTAACCAAGGCTTCGATGCCATGTTAAGGGCAAGAGACCCACAAAGTGGTATTCGAGATCAAGAATGGGTTGTATCTTTGGCAAAGAAACACGGCTTTGAATTAGTTCAAGACCACGAAATGCCTGCAAATAATAGGCTATTGGTGTTTAAACGGTAATTTAGCTTCACACTCGGTAAAGTACAGCTGTAAGGCTTGGGCTTCTCTTTCGCAATAGTCTTGTAGCGCAATTCTAAACTCTGGCCTAAACAAGGTGTGGTAAGAGTGACGCCAAACTGGCTCAAAACCTCGAGCGAGCTTATGCTCGCCTTGAGCGCCGGCATCAAAAGTGGTGATGCCTTCTTTTATCGCAAGTTCAATGCCTTGGTAATAACAGAGCTCAAAGTGAAGCGAGTCATACTGGGACTCAATTGCACCCCAGTAGCGGCCGTATAGAGTATCACCTGAAACAAAATAAAGGCTAGTGGCTACAATATCATCATCTTTGAATGCGCAGCATAAACGAACAGCATACGATAAGTTTTTTATAATCAAGGCGAAAAATTCGCGATTTAAATAGCCATTATGGCCCGAGCGCTTTAAATAAGTCAGGCGGTAACTTAAATAAAAGGCATCGAGTAAGGCATCATCAACTTCGTCACCTGAAAACCAGTGTATGGATAAATTCTGTTGTTGTACTTTTAATCGCTCTTTAGTGATCATTTTCCGCTTTCGAGCATTAAGCACTGATAGAAAGTCATTGAAGTTTTGATAGTCTTTATTTTGCCAGTGAAATTGTACATTGCGTCTTGGGATCAATGTGGTATTGCCAAAGTTTGCATGTTCAGATAAAAAGTTAAGATGGATGCCACTGAGACCATTTTCACCAAACTCAAGTAAAGTTGCTTCTATATAACTAATTAATTCAGGCGTGATGTGTTTGCAAAGAATGCGAGGACCTTGCACAGGGGTAAAAGGTACACCACACAGCCATTTAGGGTAATAATCTAGCCCATACCTTTCGTACGCTTCAGCAAATGCCCAATCAAAGACATATTCACCATAAGAGTGGTTTTTTATAAAGCCAGGTAAGATAGCCACAATATGATCGCTTTGTTTAATGACAAGGTGCTGAGGCTGCCAACCTGTTTGTTTATTTACGCATCCGCTTTTTTCTAACGCACTTAGCCAAGCATAACCGGAAAAAACATGCTCATTTGTGAGTGAGTCCCAGGTTTGTTCCGAGATATTTAAAATCGAGTCTACAAAGTCATGCTGATAGGTCATCGGGTACACAAAAAATTAAGGCTATTTTAAATGGCATGATATCAGATTTAATTTTGCCTTAAACCGCCCTTATGCTCTAAATGAAAAAGCAAGCTTAGAACTTAGCGTGCTCAATAAGTATTCAACTTTTAAACACCTGTGACTTAAGCCAATTTATCACCCGGTTTAATTGATGGATCATAACTATATTGATTTATATACAATAATATTACATGTAAGCGTATGCCTAACGCAGTGTGAGAGATCTACCTGTAATTAAAAATTAATCATTTTTTGACCTAAAATCGTTTGACTTAGCATGAGAGGGCTTTACTATGAAGACAGACAAAAATTTGTCAGTGTTTATAAATTTCCACCACGTTATTGTATGAGTCATACTTGTAGTACCGTCCTGAAGTTTTTAAGTACCGTCTAGTTTTTGCTCTATGCGCCCACAAGGGCATAGTTAATTTTAAAGATCAGGATATACATATTATGTCTAATACAGTTACTGGTACCGTTAAGTGGTTTAACGAGTCAAAAGGTTTTGGTTTCATTGCACAAGAAAATGGTCCAGATGTTTTCGCACACTTCAGCGCTATCAAAGGTGACGGTTTCCGCACTTTAGTTGAAGGTCAGAAAGTAGAGTTCACATTAGCTACAGGTCAAAAAGGCCCACAAGCTGAGAACATCACTGTACTTTAAGTGTTAATCACTTAACAAGAAAGCAAGCACTAGCTTGCTTTTTTTATGTGTGGTGCAAACTAGTGAACGAAGTTCGCGCTGTTTGCGCAAGGTGAAACGAGCAAGTTTAACCACATTAAAAACAGACACCTTATCGAAGCAAGGTTACTTTTGCGCAAGGGCGACGAGTGACCGAAACGAAGTTTCGCAGCACGAGGAGGTGAGGGTATGGATACCCGATGGACGTAGCTACATGGATGTAAAACAACACAGCATCCAAAATTTGTCATTTATAGTGCGCGCAGCAAGACTAGCGTTGAGCGTGAGGCCTTGGATGGCCGAACCGGACCCAAGCTACATGGAAGTATTACAACTCAACTCTTATCAAAACCGAAACGAAGTTTCGCAGCGCGAGGAGGTGAAGGTATGGATACCCGATGGACGTCGCTACATGGATGTAAAACAACACAGCATCCAAAATTTTTCGTTTATAGTACGCGCAGCAAGACTAGCGTTGAGCGTGAGGCCTAATCGTGCAAAATATACGTTGCGTAGCAAGGTTAGTTTTGCGCAAGGTGAATTAGGCAGTTTTAAAAAGTGCCAAGACATTTTCAGGCTACATGGATGTAAAACAACACCGAGCCTAATCCCTCAGAATTAGAACACTAGAAAGTAACTCTGGTTATAAAGCTACACCCCAACAAAGACCTCTTCATCTATAACCAAATCTATACACTCACCCCCCCAATATTCATCAAAATTATAGACACTATATCTAAAATTGTCGACAATCTTGTCGTTTCTAGGTTGACGTTCACGTAAAGCACTACTATATTGTCTACAACTTATTAAACACGGCTTTAAGATTTACTATGTCGATTTTTCAAGAAAATGCTGTAACAGCCTCAGATAAAGCGTTTTTTCGCTTAAGAAAAGAGATTGTAGAGGGTGAAATCCCAGCATCAGCAAAACTCAGTGAAACTGAGTTGTCGACAAAATATGAAGTAAGCCGTGCAGTAGTCCGAGAAGCAATTAACCGTTTAGAAAGCTGTAACTTGGTTGAGCGCAAGCCAAATGTGGGTGCACGTGTGGTGGCATTAAGCCCTGAGGGATTAATTGAACTTTACCAAGTGCGTGAGTCACTAGAAGGCATGGCAGCGCGTCTTGCTGCAACTAATATGTCTGATAACGAAGTAGCTGAGCTTAAGCTGTTACTGAATAGCCAGTCAGAAAATATCAAAACCACAGAGCGCTATTATCAAGAAGCGGGTGATTTAGATTTTCACTATCGCATTATTCTCGGCAGCAAAAATAATCATTTAATTAATATGCTGGTCAATGGTCTATATCACTTAGTGCGTATGTATCGCGTGCAGTTAGGCATGGCGGGTCCTCGTGTGAGTACCGCTTTTGATGAGCATAAACATATAGTGCAAGCAATCAGCAATCGCGACCCTGAGTTGGCCGAAATGTTGATGCGCCGACACATTATGTATTCAAAAAATAATATCGAAGCCAAGCTAAACCAGTGAGCTTCTTACACACATTTTCAGGATAACCAGAGAGATCATCAAGATGACAACAGGAACTATCAGTGCGGGTAAAAAATTCCGTGATGCATTAAAAGCCAATCAACCACTGCAGATCGTGGGCACAATTAATGCCTACAGTGCAATGATGGCGAAGAAAATCGGCCACCAAGCAATTTATTTATCAGGTGGCGGTGTTGCAAATGCCTCTTATGGTCTTCCTGATTTAGGCATGACTTCTCTAAACGACGTTATTGCTGACGTACAGCGTATTACTTCAGCATGCGATCTACCACTGATGGTTGATATCGACACAGGTTGGGGCGGTGCATTCAATATCGCAAAAACAGTACGTGATATGGAAAAAGCCGGTGCAGCAGCTGTACATATGGAAGACCAAGTTGCGCA
The sequence above is drawn from the Pseudoalteromonas phenolica genome and encodes:
- a CDS encoding M4 family metallopeptidase; protein product: MANWTKLGLISSAVFASLAAHSADSQRVTSKNQAEVKALISAQSTLSTNHTYFAPITNHGVKQLKTSHQRMQQYVLDTPIWGQQLSIQSTSQHVSGFYAANLDVKQLKQFQTQTSSANDFAHVILKKAKLDANTAYEIHKVKRYVYLENGSAVFAQLVQLEIELPNEVLKPTALITEHNNKVVKYWDDIHHVEATGPGGNEKMGRIEFGDDSPAMQVTQDGDTCYLENDKVKTVSLESDSNNTEAFSFPCSRNTHKEVNGAYSPLNEAHAYGTAVFDMYNDWYGTAPLTFQLLMRVHYGNSYENAFWDGRAMTFGDGANRFHPLTSLDIVSHEVSHGFTQQNSNLIYNEQSGGINEAFSDMAGEAAEFFLRGQNDWLSGADIAKEGEALRFFETPSLDGVSIDHADDYYGGIDVHYSSGVFNRAFYLLSNTEGWDTRKAFDIMVKANQQYWVQSTDFVDGACGAINSAIDLGYGIYDVIAAFEQVGVSCDNIRFVDNDEDGMDDNWEIAYGLNPEDSSDAALDLDEDNLTNLQEYQFGSYPNNTDSDDDGLLDGEEVNQYNTSPANSDSDSDKMPDGWEVLHSLDPTSAIDANGDADEDGFSNVIEFFQSTDPNDPTSFPEGPIEHYFNFEDGLVPAGFTHSDSNSPWFVSEVDGRKVLTNNDIGDDQRTKTKFEFVSEQAFVTFDYKLDTEACCDFLKVYIDGQEVLSVAGQEGWFNFTESISVGAHEIEFEFTKDGSVSTEADAVYIDNLYIGSTLPDSDQDGMPDFWEERFGLNPNDASDAETDTDNDGLSNLNEFLNSTNPSLNDTDNDGMPDGWEVQYGLAPTNPEDAALDADNDGFSNLDEYRVGTAPNDSESVPEPIDITTSFEANTLPDWMKTPDTSDAAWIIDGDMTSDGQQSIRSGVITDSQNSAFEISGAFEQGHLLFEFYQDREQCCDNLVININDQEVYRSSNEQNQQWLSRSISIPAGINNIKFIYDKDGSVSSGEDLIRLDNFVWLANNSTRDTDNDGLPDVWELEYGLDWNDAADAQTDSDFDGLTALQEFQAQTSPINSDTDSDLLPDGFEVSNALNPLDSNDAALDSDNDSYTNLQEFYANSDVNSSVSIPREITQLNEDFEGNELPEWFVQTVDSTTTWQLSTDWHQSGNQSIKVNQNNNSNSEQVAGFAIAGEFEAGLMVFDTNGGNLRVYLNDLLVKDFYSYQEMMSAIPLTNGFNVIRFVGDSNTFIDDITFGIEIPADRDSDNDGIPDLWELEYGLNPRDSYDASRDVDYDGLTNIQEYSLNADPTSSDTDNDGVHDSEDSHPNDASQGENQAPVFGDLSEQTIEALGKQTWITDVYSPEVTDNGHLEPNVYLVSSDYLELGSHQVTWRARDNVGNETEDHVQTITIVDTTAPEYRSRLSEVVVTTHEQLAALMLERNVFYDSVDHNDVSISIDSSVSLHAGNRRIPVSVSDKSGNSVTHLVEVQVLPELRIPKVLVIAKEGEMSLPLILDGETPLGSIRLELEADGNYLGYYYLNSNELKVSPQVRIESELLLNGTSIKISDVRGAYLVDHDTSLLTVQAEQYAPSVTASIMFNQVPTSVLESNKTYAELRFAVEDLNVSDEHTVEISSEFSSGYLSYENWSRAGVYSFNPSELEVGTYNITIKVTETNTDSALSSEIVVPITIIAPLELTDADTDNDGISDAEEGITDRDRDGIVDYLDAISSPSIAILGDDQSLNVLDMGARVTLGRVKSGLTDGFATDMSITSEMVEQYSEDKFGTTEQLFDPHYRDISKTANVTAILYANNTNATLSLPSQVTTLIDTTPKVRALTSNGWVTLTEITTETSCANCLVFSVTDGGEMDLDGSVNGRVEVVAKLAVADANRLPELVLETPESIDENSSFELDASQSFDLDKDEISFTWSISDTVIGLEPGESGKATLTVGELSESIDTVLTLVLNDGYGVVEHEFNITFNHVNALPVITMTDFIEVNEQTEVTVSASASDKESESLSYEWTQKTGVVVEIQDATSQTLAFTAPNVTADTELEFELAVSDGTDITKSVLKVKVMNTQSDGSTDNSNSGSNGNEAKSDGGSGGGSMPLWLLVASLAAVLIRRRSHVTLH
- a CDS encoding DUF938 domain-containing protein; the protein is MTKPYSQACENNKDPILSKIRRYLTGKERILEVGSGTGQHAVHFARHLPNISWYTADQAMHHEGINAWLDEANLSNLIAPITLDLNHDWPVTEKYDAIYTANTFHIVSEPLVERLIKGATKHSQAQSHLFIYGPFNYNGQFTSESNQGFDAMLRARDPQSGIRDQEWVVSLAKKHGFELVQDHEMPANNRLLVFKR
- a CDS encoding GNAT family N-acetyltransferase; the protein is MTYQHDFVDSILNISEQTWDSLTNEHVFSGYAWLSALEKSGCVNKQTGWQPQHLVIKQSDHIVAILPGFIKNHSYGEYVFDWAFAEAYERYGLDYYPKWLCGVPFTPVQGPRILCKHITPELISYIEATLLEFGENGLSGIHLNFLSEHANFGNTTLIPRRNVQFHWQNKDYQNFNDFLSVLNARKRKMITKERLKVQQQNLSIHWFSGDEVDDALLDAFYLSYRLTYLKRSGHNGYLNREFFALIIKNLSYAVRLCCAFKDDDIVATSLYFVSGDTLYGRYWGAIESQYDSLHFELCYYQGIELAIKEGITTFDAGAQGEHKLARGFEPVWRHSYHTLFRPEFRIALQDYCEREAQALQLYFTECEAKLPFKHQ
- a CDS encoding cold-shock protein, whose amino-acid sequence is MSNTVTGTVKWFNESKGFGFIAQENGPDVFAHFSAIKGDGFRTLVEGQKVEFTLATGQKGPQAENITVL
- a CDS encoding GntR family transcriptional regulator; the protein is MSIFQENAVTASDKAFFRLRKEIVEGEIPASAKLSETELSTKYEVSRAVVREAINRLESCNLVERKPNVGARVVALSPEGLIELYQVRESLEGMAARLAATNMSDNEVAELKLLLNSQSENIKTTERYYQEAGDLDFHYRIILGSKNNHLINMLVNGLYHLVRMYRVQLGMAGPRVSTAFDEHKHIVQAISNRDPELAEMLMRRHIMYSKNNIEAKLNQ